A window of the Cannabis sativa cultivar Pink pepper isolate KNU-18-1 chromosome X, ASM2916894v1, whole genome shotgun sequence genome harbors these coding sequences:
- the LOC115699970 gene encoding uncharacterized protein LOC115699970 gives MTIDKSWISWRKRGKEYWECLQVFLAMASNYKNSDEKIRCPCVKCLNTRFEPLNIVEAHIFDWGFDNGYQKWIYHGESETEVVARTEVVEHIVDDEDDEMIPIVEDFIRPTTEDVQRNSDSFQYYDELFEEIEAELYPGCHWISSLNFLAKLLHLKVRGKIPIGVFDELLKLLNLAFPKGNKIPSTYYEAKKRLKKLGLGYESIHVCEHDCCLFYKEHATKDACPICGTSRWITSTKANGKRVPRKVLRYFPLTPRLKRLYGSRHTAKHMVWHHTGKSKDERVMRHPVDGIAWKDFDAKHPDFASEPRNVRLGLAADGFNPFGNMSLAYSMWPVVLANYNLPPWMCMKDNNFMLALLIPGPKSPGKDMDVFLRPLVDELKELWVDGVDTRDCRTNTVFKLRADLLWTINDFPARSSLSGWSGQGYKACPTCNEDTSSIRVIGKTSYVGHRRFLPSNHRFRRDTNFDGENERRHPPRRFTCEEILEQVNKLVPQVLGKHDQFGGVKRRRVAEDQNWRKKSIFYELEYWWTNTLKHNIDVMHVEKNVCDSLLGTILDNDKSKDTTNARHDLKKLGIREWMWIYEDDNGKLMKPHAPYVLKADEKLKFCQFIKDVKFPDGFCSNLKKKVNNDLSNVLGLKSHDCHVIIQRLLAIGVRKFLPKDVSTTIAELCNFFRQVCSRTINFKDMEEAQKDLILILCKLELIFPPAFFDIMIHLVLHLPEEAILGGPVFMRWMYPFERYMKKLKNYVGNKARPEGSIAESYVADEALTFCSMYFKGVETKFNRLDRNEDEVIPRILTVFQSQCRPLTRANIMPLDRKTREKAEWFIFDNSPEIRPYLDEHLEEIKLQYPDGDHNILHKKIFQRWFHKKIYDLRKLGSLENGEELLALACGSDHLVTYYEGVLMNGVRYMVAERDKKRTTQNSGVSVAGTEGFNYYGTLEDVMMFTFCGVYSVTLFRCKWFNTNPQRKKTIIENNIISINVSGEWYKDDPFILATQAKQDEDDEDVVHDLSSSNFQLTVDLGELILQPSEVATIIDTAQNLNVNQADENDVDGDIDNVIDDEGDELLIDRCEDDIVSENDECDSDY, from the exons ATGACGATTGATAAGTCTTGGATTTCTTGGAGAAAACGCGGTAAAGAATATTGGGAGTGTCTACAAGTATTTTTGGCGATGGCttcaaattataaaaattcTGATGAGAAAATTAGATGTCCTTGTGTTAAATGCTTAAATACTCGATTTGAGCCTTTAAACATTGTGGAAGCGCATATATTTGATTGGGGTTTTGATAATGGTTATCAAAAGTGGATTTACCACGGGGAGTCAGAAACAGAAGTTGTTGCACGGACGGAAGTTGTTGAGCATATTgtagatgatgaagatgacgagATGATTCCCATTGTTGAAGATTTCATTCGACCAACAACTGAAGATGTTCAACGCAATTCTGATTCTTTTCAATATTACGACGAGTTATTTGAAGAGATTGAAGCTGAATTGTATCCTGGATGCCATTGGATTTCTTCACTTAACTTTCTAGCAAAGTTATTGCATTTGAAAGTTCGTGGAAAAATTCCTATCGGCGTATTTGatgaattattaaaattattgaatCTTGCTTTTCCGAAAGGAAATAAAATTCCATCGACGTACTATGAGGCTAAAAAGAGactaaaaaaattaggtttaggCTATGAGTCTATTCATGTGTGCGAGCATGATTGTTGCTTGTTTTATAAAGAGCATGCCACTAAAGATGCTTGTCCAATTTGTGGAACTAGTCGATGGATTACTTCAACAAAAGCTAATGGAAAAAGGGTGCCACGTAAGGTGTTGCGCTATTTTCCATTGACACCTCGGTTGAAAAGATTATATGGTTCAAGACATACTGCAAAACACATGGTATGGCATCATACTGGAAAATCAAAGGATGAACGAGTGATGCGTCACCCGGTTGATGGGATTGCTTGGAAGGACTTTGATGCTAAACATCCTGATTTTGCCAGTGAACCTAGAAATGTTCGCTTAGGTTTAGCTGCTGATGGctttaatccatttggcaacatgagccTAGCATATAGTATGTGGCCTGTCGTGTTAGCAAACTATAATCTTCCACCTTGGATGTGCATGAAAGACAATAATTTCATGTTGGCCCTACTAATTCCTGGACCAAAATCACCAGGAAAAGACATGGATGTTTTTCTAAGACCATTGGTTGATGAGCTGAAAGAGTTGTGGGTTGATGGAGTTGATACGAGAGATTGTAGGACAAACACCGTGTTCAAGTTGCGTGCAGACCTTTTATGGACTATTAATGATTTTCCTGCTCGAAGTAGTTTGTCTGGATGGAGTGGTCAAGGATACAAAGCTTGTCCAACATGTAACGAAGACACTTCTTCGATACGAGTGATTGGTAAGACGTCATATGTAGGTCACAGAAGATTCTTGCCCAGTAACCATCGATTTAGAAGGGACACCAACTTTGATGGAGAAAATGAAAGAAGACATCCACCAAGACGTTTTACTTGTGAGGAAATTCTCGAACAAGTAAACAAACTTGTGCCACAAGTTCTTGGAAAACATGACCAATTTGGTGGTGTAAAACGCAGACGAGTTGCAGAAGATCAAAATTGGAGGAAAAAAAGTATCTTTTATGAGCTTGAGTATTGGTGGACAAATACTTTGAAACACAATATTGATGTGATGCATGTGGAGAAGAATGTGTGTGACAGTCTGTTGGGCACAATCTTGGACAACGATAAATCAAAGGACACAACTAACGCAAGACATGATTTGAAGAAATTAGGAATAAGGGAATGGATGTGGATTTATGAAGATGATAATGGCAAGTTAATGAAGCCACACGCCCCTTACGTCCTCAAAGctgatgaaaaattaaaattttgtcaATTTATCAAGGACGTGAAGTTTCCTGATGGATTTTGctcaaatttgaagaagaaagtgAACAATGATTTATCAAATGTTCTTGGATTGAAGTCTCACGATTGTCATGTAATTATACAAAGATTATTGGCAATTGGTGTTCGTAAGTTTCTCCCTAAAGATGTATCGACAACTATTGCTGAATTATGCAACTTTTTCAGGCAAGTATGTTCAAGAACCATAAACTTTAAAGATATGGAGGAAGCACAAAAAGACCTTATTTTGATATTGTGTAAGTTGGAGTTGATTTTTCCTCCAGCTTTTTTTGATATCATGATTCATTTGGTCTTACATTTGCCTGAAGAAGCAATTTTGGGTGGACCTGTGTTTATGAGATGGATGTACCCTTTTGAGAGgtacatgaaaaaattgaagaattacGTTGGAAATAAAGCTCGTCCTGAAGGGTCAATAGCTGAAAGCTATGTTGCAGATGAGGCATTGACATTTTGCTCTATGTATTTTAAGGGGGTAGAAACCAAATTTAACCGACTTGATCGCAACGAAGATGAAGTGATTCCTAGAATTCTTACCGTCTTCCAATCACAATGTCGTCCCTTAACAAGAGCAAATATCATGCCTTTAGACAGAAAGACTCGTGAAAAGGCTGAGTGGTTCATCTTTGACAATTCACCTGAAATCAGACCATATTTAGA TGAACACTTAGAAGAGATAAAACTTCAATACCCAGATGGAGATCATAAcattttacacaaaaaaatttTCCAGCGATGGTTTCATAAGAAG ATATATGATTTACGCAAGCTTGGATCATTGGAGAATGGTGAAGAGTTGCTAGCTTTAGCATGTGGGTCAGATCACTTAGTAACATATTATGAAGGGGTTTTAATGAATGGTGTTCGTTACATGGTAGCTGAACGTGATAAGAAGCGTACTACTCAAAATAGCGGTGTCTCCGTGGCGGGAACAGAAGGATTCAATTATTATGGAACCTTAGAAGATGTGATGATGTTCACTTTTTGTGGTGTGTATTCAGTGACATTATTTCGGTGTAAATGGTTCAATACCAATCCACAGAGGAAGAAAACAATCATTGAGAATAACATCATTAGTATCAATGTTAGTGGTGAATGGTACAAAGATGACCCATTTATACTTGCTACCCAAGctaagcaa gatgaagatgatgaagatgTTGTACATGATTTAAGCTCCTCAAATTTTCAATTGACTGTGGATCTAGGAGAGTTAATTTTGCAACCTTCTGAAGTGGCGACAATAATTGATACTGCACAAAATTTGAATGTAAATCAGGCTGATGAAAATGATGTGGATGGTGACATTGATAACGTAATAGATGACGAAGGTGACGAGTTGCTAATTGATCGATGTGAAGACGATATTGTTTCTGAAAATGATGAGTGTGATAGTGACTATTAG